Proteins from a single region of Mailhella massiliensis:
- a CDS encoding flavodoxin family protein: MQVLLVNSSPHARGCTWTALSEVAAELERQGIGSHIFQLGTQPVAGCLGCGACRKTGRCFRDDKVNEALALVPEFDAFVFGTPVYYASASGQLESFMDRLFFCGSRLFANKPGAAVVSCRRGGASAAFEQVNKYFGMNNMPVVTSTYWNQVHGNTPEEVLQDAEGLQTMRHLARNMAWMLRCIEAGRAAGVPLPEMEPIVRTNFIR; encoded by the coding sequence ATGCAGGTTCTTCTCGTCAATTCCAGCCCTCATGCCCGGGGCTGCACCTGGACGGCCCTTTCCGAAGTGGCCGCGGAACTGGAAAGGCAGGGCATAGGTTCTCATATCTTTCAGCTGGGCACGCAGCCTGTGGCGGGATGCCTCGGCTGCGGAGCGTGCCGCAAAACCGGCCGCTGCTTCCGTGACGACAAGGTGAACGAGGCCCTCGCCCTGGTGCCCGAGTTCGACGCCTTCGTGTTCGGCACGCCCGTGTACTACGCTTCCGCCTCCGGGCAGTTGGAAAGCTTTATGGACAGGCTTTTCTTCTGCGGTTCCCGCCTGTTCGCCAACAAGCCCGGCGCGGCCGTGGTGAGCTGCCGCAGGGGCGGAGCCTCCGCCGCCTTCGAGCAGGTGAACAAGTATTTCGGCATGAACAACATGCCCGTGGTTACTTCCACCTACTGGAACCAGGTGCACGGCAACACGCCTGAAGAAGTGCTGCAGGATGCGGAAGGCCTTCAGACCATGAGACATCTGGCCCGGAACATGGCATGGATGCTCCGCTGCATCGAGGCGGGGCGTGCGGCAGGCGTGCCTCTGCCGGAAATGGAACCCATCGTCAGGACGAACTTCATCCGCTAA
- the hemC gene encoding hydroxymethylbilane synthase: MKKVIIATRGSKLALWQAEHVRERLEARHAGLEVELLVLKTKGDIILDVPLAKVGGKGLFVKEIEDALLTGAADIAVHSMKDVPMVLPEGLILGAVPEREVCNDLFLSERHASLADLPSGAVLGTSSLRRQAQVLAMRPDLKVAMLRGNVETRLRKMKEGQYDAIILARAGVKRLGLGATFQQDLTPPDFLPAVGQGALGVEMREDRKDLRELLAFMEDEPTRLCVMAERSFLRRLDGGCQVPIAAHAVLEGGELSLQALVAGTDGKTVIRGSLRAAASHEEAERMGVALAEDLLSRGADRILAELYDGQEG, from the coding sequence ATGAAAAAAGTGATCATCGCCACGCGCGGCAGCAAGCTTGCCCTGTGGCAGGCGGAACATGTCAGAGAGCGCCTTGAGGCGCGCCATGCCGGGCTTGAGGTCGAGCTGCTCGTGCTCAAGACGAAGGGCGACATCATCCTCGACGTGCCGCTGGCGAAGGTGGGGGGAAAGGGGCTTTTCGTCAAGGAAATCGAAGACGCGCTGCTTACCGGTGCGGCGGATATCGCCGTGCACAGCATGAAGGACGTGCCCATGGTTCTGCCCGAAGGGCTGATTCTGGGAGCCGTGCCGGAGAGAGAGGTCTGCAACGATCTTTTCCTTTCCGAACGTCATGCCTCCCTTGCAGACCTGCCTTCCGGCGCGGTGCTGGGCACAAGTTCTCTCCGCAGGCAGGCGCAGGTGCTGGCCATGCGGCCCGACCTCAAGGTTGCCATGCTGCGCGGCAACGTGGAAACCCGCCTGCGCAAGATGAAGGAAGGGCAGTACGACGCCATCATTCTCGCCCGTGCCGGGGTGAAGCGCCTCGGCCTCGGCGCCACGTTCCAGCAGGATCTTACGCCGCCGGACTTTCTGCCCGCCGTGGGACAGGGGGCGCTGGGGGTGGAAATGCGTGAGGACCGGAAGGACCTCAGGGAGCTTCTCGCCTTCATGGAAGATGAGCCCACCCGTCTGTGCGTCATGGCGGAGCGTTCCTTCCTGCGTCGTCTGGACGGGGGCTGTCAGGTGCCCATCGCCGCCCATGCCGTGCTGGAGGGCGGGGAACTTTCTCTTCAGGCGCTGGTTGCCGGCACCGACGGCAAGACGGTGATCCGCGGAAGCCTCCGCGCTGCGGCTTCTCACGAAGAAGCCGAACGCATGGGGGTGGCGCTGGCCGAGGATCTGCTTTCCCGCGGGGCGGACCGCATCCTTGCCGAACTTTACGACGGACAAGAGGGTTGA
- a CDS encoding Lon protease family protein, whose product MSPALKIVASLPADRLHPRWPVDRIPWEDSRAIPRGGRRRPAQPRALAALELAVHIRNSGYNVYLAGSPDLGRTYMLCDFLEPLARKEPTPPDIIYVNNFKDEDRPVLIQLPAGQGMQLKNSLADALRQMREELPARLDSDGFLRKRRAGRDQFREERAAVVKELERMAAEKGFALDAEEQGALSLFPMQDGKRLSDEEVALLAAPERQEFKRRADQLLQRMAPFVRRMGELEKSFQKKERELEREAAEYLFNRLVAPVAEKACRVSGCEEKTDALRTFFDDLRADVLEHLEFFLPRETPSVPHGESASAPQEPDLYRYGVNVVVDNGDMQGAPVVVEDHPTYGNLLGCVERESEMGALVTDFTLIKAGSLHRANGGYLVLHINDLLANGPAWEGLMRALRSGVARIEDPDFNDTSRVKGIEPDPMPLNLKVVLVGEDELYEIILERDERFAKQFKIKAQMTSETERTAPAVRTWLCQLARIMDEADLLPFDRESLAGLVDHGSELCEDHRKLSLRFPLMRETLIEASAMAAMAGKTMVDRASLDAALKARRNRADLVEELFMEEYDRDVIKLRTSGAEVGRVNGLAVTTSGDYEFGLPHQISCTVGVGHGGIIDLEREAELGGPIHTKAMMILKSYLASQFAHNKPLVLSGSLCFEQSYNGIEGDSASGAELAALLSAISEVPLRLSLAFTGAVSQSGQIMAVGGVTRKIEGFFELCSRRGLTGEQGVILPKDNVEHLMLDDRVVQAVREGRFSIYPVTHIGEAMELLTGMPVGRRRKDGSFPAGTLFHKVDERLSELGWLAEHSFKTRRRRGRA is encoded by the coding sequence ATGAGTCCCGCCCTCAAAATCGTTGCATCTCTTCCGGCCGACAGGCTGCATCCCCGCTGGCCCGTGGACCGCATCCCCTGGGAGGACAGCCGGGCCATTCCGCGGGGCGGCCGTCGCCGTCCGGCCCAGCCCAGGGCGCTGGCAGCGCTGGAACTTGCCGTACATATCCGCAATTCCGGGTACAACGTGTATCTTGCCGGTTCCCCCGATCTGGGGCGCACCTATATGCTGTGTGATTTTCTGGAGCCTCTGGCCCGCAAGGAACCTACGCCGCCGGACATCATTTACGTCAATAACTTCAAGGATGAGGACAGGCCTGTTCTCATTCAGCTCCCGGCGGGGCAGGGGATGCAGCTCAAAAATTCCCTGGCGGACGCCCTGCGCCAGATGCGCGAGGAGCTGCCTGCCCGCCTGGATTCCGACGGTTTTCTGCGTAAGCGCCGTGCGGGGCGCGATCAGTTCCGTGAGGAACGCGCCGCCGTGGTGAAGGAGCTGGAGCGCATGGCCGCGGAAAAGGGATTTGCTCTGGATGCCGAGGAGCAGGGAGCGCTTTCCCTTTTTCCCATGCAGGACGGCAAACGCCTGAGCGATGAGGAAGTGGCGCTTCTTGCCGCCCCGGAGCGGCAGGAGTTCAAGCGCCGCGCCGATCAGCTTCTGCAGCGCATGGCTCCCTTCGTTCGCCGCATGGGCGAGCTGGAAAAGAGTTTCCAGAAAAAGGAGCGCGAGCTTGAGCGCGAGGCGGCCGAGTACCTGTTCAACCGGCTGGTGGCGCCCGTGGCGGAAAAGGCCTGCCGCGTTTCCGGCTGTGAGGAGAAGACCGACGCCCTGCGTACCTTTTTCGACGATCTGCGCGCGGATGTTCTGGAGCATCTGGAGTTCTTCCTTCCGCGGGAAACGCCTTCCGTTCCCCACGGCGAGAGCGCTTCCGCCCCGCAGGAACCCGATCTCTACCGCTACGGTGTGAACGTGGTGGTGGATAACGGCGACATGCAGGGCGCGCCCGTGGTGGTGGAAGATCACCCCACCTACGGCAACCTGCTCGGCTGTGTGGAAAGGGAATCGGAAATGGGCGCTCTGGTCACGGATTTTACGCTCATCAAGGCCGGTTCCCTGCACAGGGCCAACGGCGGTTACCTGGTGCTGCACATCAACGATCTTCTGGCCAACGGCCCCGCGTGGGAAGGGCTCATGCGTGCGCTCCGTTCCGGTGTGGCCCGCATTGAGGACCCGGACTTCAACGACACCTCCCGCGTGAAGGGCATAGAACCCGATCCCATGCCCCTGAATCTGAAGGTGGTTCTCGTGGGTGAGGACGAACTGTACGAGATCATTCTGGAACGCGACGAGCGTTTCGCCAAGCAGTTCAAGATCAAGGCGCAGATGACCTCGGAAACGGAACGCACGGCTCCTGCGGTGCGCACATGGCTCTGCCAGCTTGCCCGCATTATGGACGAGGCCGACCTTCTTCCCTTCGACCGGGAAAGTCTGGCCGGGCTGGTGGATCACGGTTCCGAGCTGTGCGAAGATCACCGCAAGCTTTCGCTGCGTTTCCCGCTCATGCGCGAGACGCTCATCGAGGCTTCCGCCATGGCAGCCATGGCGGGCAAGACCATGGTGGACAGAGCCAGCCTCGACGCGGCGCTGAAGGCACGGCGCAACCGTGCCGACCTTGTGGAAGAACTGTTTATGGAGGAGTACGACCGCGACGTGATCAAGCTGCGCACCTCCGGTGCGGAAGTGGGCCGCGTGAACGGCCTTGCCGTGACCACCAGCGGCGATTACGAGTTCGGTCTGCCGCATCAGATTTCCTGCACCGTGGGTGTGGGGCACGGCGGCATCATCGACCTCGAGCGCGAGGCGGAACTCGGCGGCCCCATCCATACCAAGGCCATGATGATTCTGAAAAGCTATCTGGCCTCGCAGTTCGCGCACAACAAGCCCCTGGTTCTTTCCGGGAGCCTCTGCTTCGAGCAGAGCTACAACGGCATTGAGGGCGATTCCGCCTCCGGTGCGGAGCTTGCGGCGCTGCTTTCCGCCATTTCGGAAGTGCCGCTGCGCCTTTCCCTCGCCTTTACCGGAGCGGTGAGCCAGTCCGGTCAGATCATGGCCGTGGGCGGCGTGACGCGCAAGATAGAGGGCTTTTTCGAGCTGTGTTCCCGCAGGGGGCTTACCGGAGAACAGGGCGTGATTCTGCCCAAGGACAATGTGGAACACCTCATGCTGGATGACAGGGTCGTTCAGGCGGTGCGCGAGGGCAGGTTCTCCATCTATCCCGTGACGCATATCGGGGAAGCCATGGAGCTGCTTACCGGTATGCCCGTGGGACGCCGCCGCAAGGACGGCTCCTTCCCCGCAGGAACGCTTTTTCATAAGGTGGATGAGCGCCTCAGTGAACTGGGGTGGCTTGCCGAACACAGTTTCAAGACAAGAAGGCGCAGGGGCCGGGCATAA
- the grpE gene encoding nucleotide exchange factor GrpE: MSQEFEHKESMNEEAELEAREDVREEEAPAGEKTEEEQLEECRAKLCAACNVAAEANAVKLRALAEMDNFKKRLQREKEEQARYAAEKVLADLLPTLDNLDLALQYGGQSEESRNMMVGVEMTRTMLLDVLKKHGLVPVGQVGQAFDPNDHEAVGQEEAEGMEPGLIVRIMQKGYRLNEHLLRPARVIVSR; the protein is encoded by the coding sequence ATGAGTCAGGAATTTGAACATAAGGAATCCATGAACGAGGAAGCGGAACTCGAAGCCCGGGAAGATGTTCGGGAAGAGGAAGCTCCCGCCGGAGAAAAGACGGAAGAGGAGCAGCTGGAAGAATGCCGCGCGAAGCTCTGCGCCGCCTGCAATGTGGCGGCGGAGGCCAATGCCGTCAAGCTCCGGGCCCTGGCTGAAATGGACAATTTCAAAAAGCGGCTTCAGCGTGAAAAGGAGGAGCAGGCCCGCTATGCTGCGGAAAAGGTGCTTGCCGATCTTCTGCCCACGCTGGACAATCTCGACCTCGCGCTCCAGTACGGCGGCCAGTCGGAAGAGAGCCGCAACATGATGGTAGGTGTGGAAATGACCCGCACCATGCTGCTCGACGTGCTGAAGAAGCACGGCCTCGTGCCCGTAGGTCAGGTGGGGCAGGCCTTTGACCCCAACGACCATGAAGCCGTGGGCCAGGAAGAGGCCGAAGGCATGGAACCGGGGCTCATCGTGCGCATCATGCAGAAGGGCTACAGGCTCAACGAACATCTTCTGCGCCCCGCGCGCGTCATTGTTTCCCGCTAG
- a CDS encoding AEC family transporter — MLVSSGARGRHPVRTVAVALITNPVVLASAGGALFYLTGTAVPAVLESACRALGASVMPCALVSLGIVISARLRHHDGETFHRGRQAILFSGKLLIQPVIALAAMTALGVEEPWRSIGVLLSAMPTGTLAYAMSDSYKVAENDASFAVISSTLLSLPLLLLLAMFLQ; from the coding sequence ATGCTCGTCAGCAGCGGGGCGCGCGGGCGTCATCCCGTGCGTACCGTGGCCGTCGCGCTCATCACCAATCCCGTGGTCCTTGCAAGCGCAGGCGGAGCGCTGTTCTACCTCACGGGGACGGCCGTACCCGCGGTGCTGGAATCGGCCTGCCGCGCTCTGGGCGCATCGGTCATGCCCTGCGCTCTGGTTTCTCTGGGCATCGTCATCAGTGCAAGGCTCCGCCATCACGACGGCGAAACCTTTCACCGCGGCAGGCAGGCCATACTCTTTTCCGGCAAGCTGCTGATCCAGCCCGTCATAGCTCTGGCGGCCATGACCGCCCTGGGAGTGGAGGAACCCTGGCGTTCCATAGGCGTGCTGCTTTCCGCCATGCCCACGGGAACCCTGGCCTACGCCATGAGCGATTCCTACAAGGTGGCGGAGAACGACGCTTCCTTTGCGGTGATTTCCAGCACGCTTCTTTCCCTGCCGCTGCTGCTCCTGCTGGCCATGTTTCTGCAATAG
- a CDS encoding DNA-methyltransferase: protein MPRIAVFHADNLAVLKALPDACIDLIYIDPPFNTGKAQRRTQIVTIRDDNGDRVGFKGQLYRTVKGETRGYDDRFDDFLGFLFPRMQEAYRILRPEGSLFFHLDYREIHYCKVMLDGIFGRASFINEIIWAYDYGARSKKRWSAKHDNILWYAKNPESFTFNFDAMDRIPYMAPGLVGPSKAARGKTPTDVWWHTIVSPNGREKTGYATQKPRAIIDRIVKVHSRPGDILCDFFAGSGTLGESAFQLGRNALLVDSNLEAIHVMKRRFAGLDVEWRRGAARAGASLSSLKKEAEKASAGVLPAGEGDAAR, encoded by the coding sequence ATGCCCAGAATCGCCGTATTTCACGCCGACAACCTCGCCGTGCTGAAAGCGTTGCCCGATGCCTGCATCGATCTCATCTATATCGATCCTCCCTTCAATACCGGCAAGGCGCAGCGGCGCACGCAGATAGTCACCATCCGTGATGACAACGGCGACAGGGTGGGCTTCAAGGGGCAGCTTTACCGTACCGTGAAGGGGGAAACCCGCGGTTACGACGACAGGTTCGACGATTTTCTCGGTTTTCTTTTTCCCCGTATGCAGGAGGCCTACCGCATTCTCCGCCCGGAAGGCTCGCTGTTCTTTCATCTCGACTACAGGGAAATTCATTACTGCAAGGTCATGCTTGACGGAATCTTCGGCCGGGCCTCCTTCATCAATGAGATCATCTGGGCGTACGATTACGGCGCCCGTTCGAAAAAGCGCTGGTCCGCCAAGCACGACAACATACTCTGGTATGCGAAGAACCCGGAGTCCTTCACCTTCAATTTCGACGCCATGGACCGCATCCCCTACATGGCTCCCGGGCTGGTGGGGCCGAGCAAGGCGGCTCGCGGCAAAACTCCCACCGATGTGTGGTGGCATACCATAGTCAGCCCCAACGGCAGGGAAAAAACGGGCTATGCCACGCAGAAGCCCCGCGCCATCATCGACCGCATCGTCAAGGTGCATTCCCGCCCCGGGGACATTCTGTGCGATTTCTTCGCCGGAAGCGGAACTCTGGGCGAGTCGGCATTTCAGCTCGGGCGCAACGCTCTTCTGGTGGACAGCAACCTCGAGGCCATACATGTCATGAAACGGCGCTTTGCCGGGCTGGATGTGGAGTGGCGCAGGGGCGCGGCCCGCGCCGGCGCTTCGCTATCCTCTCTGAAAAAGGAGGCGGAGAAGGCTTCCGCCGGAGTTCTTCCTGCCGGCGAGGGCGATGCGGCACGGTAG
- a CDS encoding MFS transporter produces MPDKNKKRLSPIAMNYRKIILLSLGHLSCDLNSHALAPLLPFLAAAHGFDYQTCGFLAFAYSVVASLVQPGLGLLADKMARGWFIPLGILLAGTGIGALGYLSSLYAMFGFLVLGGIGAAMFHPEAARYANIVSGAHKGVGLSIFAVGGNGGMIMGPVIVILAVGGLPGMISGFGLHGTAAFFLLGALMAALLFWNLRSWDMAAAGPASEKSSTPAVNDWHAFGILSGCLLTRTGLTVAFTTYLPLYWQGVFHQSAFIGNLMLILFSVFGVISNLSGGAAADRWGFRRVIRWASLLTLPLLAVFPFIGNPWLAGALLAPLAVGLFAPFSSQVVLGQRYLARNMGFASGITLGVAVSVGGMFAPVLGWAADSWGGLAPAMHLLTPLALIGAVCACLLKKPQDAAC; encoded by the coding sequence ATGCCGGACAAAAACAAAAAACGCCTTTCTCCCATTGCCATGAATTACAGAAAAATCATCCTGCTTTCTCTGGGCCATCTTTCCTGCGACCTCAACTCCCACGCGCTGGCCCCTCTGCTGCCCTTCCTTGCGGCGGCGCACGGCTTCGACTATCAGACCTGCGGTTTCCTCGCCTTCGCCTATTCCGTGGTGGCCTCTCTGGTGCAGCCAGGACTCGGCCTTCTGGCCGACAAGATGGCCCGGGGATGGTTCATCCCGCTGGGAATCCTGCTGGCCGGTACCGGCATCGGCGCCCTGGGCTATCTTTCCAGCCTGTACGCCATGTTCGGCTTTCTTGTGCTCGGCGGCATAGGCGCGGCCATGTTTCACCCCGAGGCCGCACGCTACGCCAACATCGTTTCCGGCGCCCATAAGGGCGTGGGGCTCAGCATCTTTGCCGTGGGCGGCAACGGCGGCATGATCATGGGGCCGGTCATCGTCATTCTGGCGGTGGGCGGTCTGCCGGGCATGATCAGCGGTTTCGGCCTGCACGGTACCGCGGCATTCTTCCTTCTCGGCGCCCTGATGGCGGCGCTGCTCTTCTGGAACCTCCGCTCCTGGGACATGGCGGCAGCCGGCCCCGCTTCCGAAAAAAGCAGCACCCCTGCCGTCAACGACTGGCATGCCTTCGGCATACTTTCCGGCTGCCTGCTCACCCGCACGGGCCTCACCGTGGCCTTTACCACCTACCTGCCCCTCTACTGGCAGGGGGTATTCCACCAGAGCGCATTCATCGGCAACCTCATGCTCATTCTTTTTTCCGTCTTCGGTGTGATCAGCAACCTTTCCGGCGGTGCGGCCGCCGACCGCTGGGGCTTCAGGCGCGTCATACGCTGGGCCTCCCTTCTTACCCTGCCGCTGCTCGCCGTCTTTCCCTTCATCGGCAATCCCTGGCTTGCGGGCGCGCTGCTTGCGCCGCTTGCCGTGGGGCTGTTCGCCCCCTTCAGCTCCCAGGTCGTGCTGGGACAGCGCTACCTTGCCCGCAACATGGGCTTTGCTTCGGGCATCACGCTGGGCGTAGCCGTGAGCGTGGGGGGCATGTTCGCTCCCGTGCTCGGCTGGGCGGCGGACTCCTGGGGCGGCCTTGCCCCGGCCATGCACCTGCTCACGCCCCTCGCCCTCATCGGGGCCGTATGCGCCTGTCTGCTGAAAAAACCGCAGGATGCCGCCTGCTGA
- a CDS encoding LysR substrate-binding domain-containing protein, whose protein sequence is MLEMPPLNALAAFEAAARLGSFTRAGEELCVTQAAVSQHIRRLEEYLGAPLFIRHAPGIRLTPDGERYYRTVSGALEALRRESARIRRGSGPLSVVAEASFANRWLAPRLSRFCERFSDIDLRIAPHPSLPELGPEADIVIRRDMPASPGLYRLPLPPERLFPVCAPGYAKQRGEAWKKDRLLRSPEGGEEDWNAWFSALGERPALSFGPMFQFAYMALAAASEGRGAALGTSLLVAEDLRAGRLVTLGGAFVEVARRYVAACPVEACRSSRVKAFFQWMREELEKDRAEFPGVFPPEELLSDGRGGLSGGGITC, encoded by the coding sequence ATGTTGGAAATGCCGCCGCTGAATGCCCTTGCCGCCTTTGAGGCTGCGGCGAGACTGGGCAGCTTTACCCGTGCGGGGGAAGAACTCTGCGTGACGCAGGCCGCCGTGAGTCAGCACATACGCCGCCTCGAGGAATACCTCGGCGCACCGCTCTTCATCCGCCATGCCCCGGGCATACGGCTCACGCCTGACGGGGAACGCTACTACCGCACGGTATCCGGCGCACTGGAAGCGCTGCGACGGGAAAGCGCGCGCATACGGCGCGGTTCGGGCCCGCTTTCCGTGGTGGCCGAGGCAAGCTTCGCCAACCGCTGGCTGGCCCCCCGGCTGAGCCGTTTCTGTGAGCGTTTTTCCGACATTGATCTGCGCATAGCGCCGCATCCCTCTCTGCCGGAACTCGGGCCGGAGGCGGATATCGTTATCCGGCGGGACATGCCCGCTTCCCCCGGTCTGTATCGCCTGCCGCTTCCCCCGGAGAGGCTTTTTCCCGTATGCGCCCCAGGCTATGCAAAACAGAGGGGGGAAGCATGGAAGAAGGACAGGCTCCTTCGTTCTCCGGAAGGGGGCGAGGAGGACTGGAATGCATGGTTCTCCGCCCTCGGCGAGCGGCCCGCCCTCAGTTTCGGCCCCATGTTTCAGTTTGCCTACATGGCGCTTGCAGCCGCTTCCGAAGGCCGGGGCGCGGCGCTGGGAACGTCTCTTCTCGTGGCGGAAGATCTGCGTGCCGGGCGGCTTGTGACTCTGGGAGGAGCCTTTGTTGAAGTGGCGCGGCGCTATGTTGCGGCCTGCCCCGTGGAGGCCTGCCGTTCGTCCCGCGTGAAGGCGTTTTTTCAGTGGATGCGGGAAGAGCTGGAAAAGGACAGGGCGGAATTTCCCGGAGTGTTCCCCCCGGAGGAGCTTCTCTCCGACGGACGGGGCGGCCTTTCGGGGGGCGGCATTACTTGTTGA
- a CDS encoding IS5 family transposase (programmed frameshift) has product MKELFYLSHEQIARIKRYFPRSHGIPRVDDRRVISGIIYVIKHGLQWKDAPREYGPYKTLYNRFIRWSRLGVFNRIFAELVEQNGSTTRLMIDATHLKAHRTAASLLKKGAFSRCIGRTKGGLNSKLHAVCNAFGQPLAFHLSGGQVSDYKGAAVLLDTLPQAGELLADRGYDADWFRHALSRKGITPCIPGRHSRKTPVVYDKEVYKQRHKIEIMFGRLKDWRRIAMRYDRCAHTFFSAICLAAIVIFYI; this is encoded by the exons ATGAAGGAACTTTTTTATCTTTCTCATGAACAGATTGCTCGTATCAAACGCTACTTTCCACGTTCCCATGGCATTCCGAGAGTCGATGACAGACGTGTCATCAGCGGCATTATCTATGTCATCAAGCACGGCCTGCAATGGAAAGATGCTCCGCGCGAGTATGGACCATACAAAACTCTCTACAATCGTTTTATCCGCTGGAGCCGATTGGGTGTCTTTAACAGGATTTTTGCGGAGCTTGTTGAGCAAAACGGCTCCACAACACGCTTGATGATTGATGCCACACATCTCAAGGCACACAGGACAGCAGCAAGTTTGCTGAAAAAAGGGGCCT TTTCCCGATGTATCGGACGCACAAAAGGCGGCCTGAATTCAAAACTCCACGCTGTCTGCAATGCCTTCGGTCAACCGTTGGCCTTCCATCTGTCCGGCGGTCAGGTGAGCGATTACAAAGGCGCTGCTGTCCTGCTTGATACTCTGCCGCAGGCCGGGGAGCTTCTGGCGGATAGAGGCTATGATGCCGACTGGTTTCGTCATGCCTTGTCCCGTAAAGGAATCACGCCGTGCATTCCTGGCAGACACAGCCGAAAAACTCCGGTGGTCTATGACAAGGAGGTTTATAAGCAGCGGCACAAGATAGAAATCATGTTTGGCCGACTCAAGGATTGGCGCAGAATAGCCATGCGTTATGACCGTTGTGCACACACGTTCTTTTCGGCCATTTGTCTCGCTGCCATTGTCATCTTTTATATTTAA
- a CDS encoding AEC family transporter: MWNIFVLLSPVFILLFLGMLAERFQLVPPFGQTTLNQFLVNLALPSLIFLSIAQCRAEDLHHGSFLAAFSLSLFLTFGLLIPAFRRLHPQGSYKEDVMLSMLASFPNVVLVGLPVLMALYPGNPSAVLASTLTNILEIPMVLGSGLIKYKR; encoded by the coding sequence ATGTGGAATATCTTTGTTCTGCTCTCGCCCGTTTTCATACTGCTTTTTCTCGGTATGCTGGCGGAACGGTTCCAGCTCGTGCCCCCTTTCGGACAGACCACGCTCAACCAGTTTCTCGTCAACCTGGCCCTGCCTTCCCTCATCTTTCTTTCCATCGCACAGTGCAGGGCTGAGGATCTGCATCACGGCAGCTTTCTTGCCGCCTTCAGCCTGAGCCTTTTTCTTACCTTCGGGCTGCTTATTCCGGCCTTCCGCCGCCTGCATCCGCAGGGAAGCTATAAAGAGGACGTGATGCTGTCAATGCTGGCGAGCTTTCCCAACGTGGTGCTCGTGGGCCTGCCCGTGCTTATGGCGCTCTACCCCGGAAATCCTTCCGCCGTACTCGCGAGCACGCTCACGAACATTCTGGAAATCCCCATGGTTCTGGGTTCAGGACTCATTAAATATAAAAGATGA
- a CDS encoding adenylosuccinate synthase, producing the protein MSNMTIVGAQWGDEGKGKIVDLLTSEADMVVRFQGGNNAGHTVIVDGKKYVLHVVPSGILHPGKMCIIGNGVVLDPENFLEEIDALQSLGLDVSPERLKISYKTHLIMPYHRIIDGAREGASKNKIGTTGRGIGPCYEDKKARVGVRAGDLTDPEALKDRIARALEEKNVLFTQLYGLPALDPETVFNDLMAIAPRIVPYLADVSSLIMEAQEADQNIMFEGAQGVMLDIDHGTYPFVTSSNVVCDNASIGSGVNAGIIDQRIAIVKAYTTRVGSGPFPTELFDDTGEFLRRQGGEYGATTGRPRRCGWLDLVVLREMIRLCAPTTMALTKVDVLSGLKEIRLCVAYEYEGKVVKYPPQTPRGLEQSKPVFEVLPGWEEDLSGCEGWDDLPRNCRRYIERVEELLGVKAGFISVGPDRKQTFRR; encoded by the coding sequence ATGTCGAACATGACTATCGTTGGTGCGCAGTGGGGCGACGAGGGCAAGGGCAAGATCGTCGATCTGCTCACTTCCGAAGCGGATATGGTGGTCCGTTTCCAGGGCGGCAATAATGCCGGGCATACGGTCATTGTCGATGGCAAGAAGTATGTCCTGCACGTTGTCCCCTCGGGCATTCTTCACCCCGGGAAGATGTGCATCATCGGCAACGGCGTCGTGCTCGACCCGGAAAACTTCCTTGAAGAAATAGACGCTCTTCAGAGCCTCGGGCTGGACGTGAGCCCCGAAAGACTGAAGATCAGCTACAAGACGCACCTCATCATGCCCTATCACCGCATCATCGACGGCGCGCGTGAAGGCGCTTCCAAGAACAAGATCGGCACCACCGGCCGCGGCATCGGTCCCTGCTATGAGGACAAGAAGGCCCGCGTGGGCGTGCGCGCCGGCGATCTGACCGATCCTGAAGCGCTGAAGGACAGAATAGCCCGTGCTCTGGAAGAGAAGAACGTGCTCTTCACCCAGCTTTACGGCCTGCCTGCGCTGGACCCCGAAACGGTGTTCAACGATCTCATGGCCATTGCGCCCCGCATCGTGCCTTATCTGGCCGATGTTTCCAGCCTCATCATGGAGGCGCAGGAAGCGGATCAGAACATCATGTTTGAAGGCGCTCAGGGCGTGATGCTCGATATCGACCACGGCACCTATCCCTTTGTGACCTCTTCCAACGTGGTGTGCGACAACGCTTCCATCGGTTCCGGCGTGAATGCCGGCATCATCGACCAGCGCATCGCCATTGTGAAGGCCTACACCACGCGCGTGGGTTCCGGTCCCTTCCCCACGGAACTTTTTGACGACACGGGCGAATTTCTGCGCCGTCAGGGCGGCGAATACGGCGCCACCACGGGCAGACCGCGCCGCTGCGGCTGGCTCGACCTTGTCGTGCTGCGTGAAATGATCCGCCTCTGCGCTCCCACCACCATGGCGCTGACCAAGGTGGACGTGCTGAGCGGCCTGAAGGAAATCAGGCTCTGCGTGGCCTATGAATACGAGGGCAAGGTGGTGAAGTATCCGCCCCAGACGCCCCGCGGTCTGGAACAGTCCAAGCCTGTGTTCGAAGTGCTTCCCGGCTGGGAGGAGGATCTTTCCGGCTGCGAAGGATGGGACGATCTGCCCAGAAACTGCCGCCGCTACATCGAGCGTGTGGAAGAGCTGCTGGGTGTGAAGGCCGGCTTCATTTCCGTCGGCCCCGACAGGAAACAGACGTTCCGGCGCTGA